GCCTTGGATAAGGATGCCGCATTGGACCAGCACGATAGGGATCGACGGTTGGCGCTCGCGTTTGCGTCAACCGCACCTGGTTACTTCTCCCCAGACCAGCTAGCAGTTCTCGCCCACTTCACCGAAGACGCGATCGCCAGATCCAGGGGACCGCTCCTTGAGATTGGGAGCTACTGTGGCCGGTCGACAGTAGTCATTGGGACGATCGCGCAACGTCACCATCGCCACTTCATTACCGTTGATCGCCATCTAGGATCGATCGAAATGCAGCCCCCGTTCCCCTACTTCGATCCCGCAATCATCGACAGCGTCCATGGACGTCTCGACTCACTCACCGTCCTCATGGACACACTCGAACTCGCTGGGCTACGTGACTCGGTAACGGTCATGGTCACCACAAGCCAGGTGCTCGCGCATCTGCTACGCCCCGGATTCTCGATGATCATGATCGATGGCGGCCACGATGCGCTCTCCGCATGGACCGATTATCTCTGTGCCATTGAACTGCTCGCCGACGACGGAACCCTCGTGGTCGACGACGTCTTTGAAGATCCAAGCCTTGGAGGTCGCCCACCCTTTGAGGTGATGACCGCTGCGCTCCACTCGGGCTTTACGCTCGCGGAACGCAGTGGACCTCTCGTCGCGTTACGACGCACCACAGCACCCTCATTCGCGCGCTAAGATGCCCTCGACCAACCCTAGAGGTCTCCCGAGCCCTAAGAGGTACCGGGCGATGATGACCGCGGCCGCTGAATAGGCACTCTCCTCACCCGCTGGGAAACTCACCCGATCGGGCCATACCCAACCCGTCAGATAACCGCCATCGCTACGTCGTAGGGCCTCAACATCATCGAGCATCTGTCGTGCTTGATGCAGATCCCCCAGGCGAATCATGGCCATTGCCGCCTCTGCCGTCTCCGCAGTGGTGACCCAAGAACTGCCTGCGATGGCCTGCACACCAGCTCCCAAAATATAATGTCGCTCCAAGAACTCCTGCATACGGTGCCTCGCATCAGCGTCATCGAGGACGCCAGCGAGGATCGGATAGTACCCGTCCATAGCCCAAGCATCCTTTGCGAGAAAACGACTCGTAGGGTCGCTGATATAGGCGCCGAGTGCAGCGCTCGCCTCCTTGACGTGTGGGCGATTCCTGCCGAGCAGCGTATCAAGCGCCTCAATCGCTTCAAACGAGAGCACCATCGCCGACGAACCAGCAAGCAAGGAGCCCGCAAGTGGTGTCCGGTCCGGTGCAAGCGCCCAGGGAAACGAACCATCGCTGCGCTGTCGTCGCAGCACAAAATCGACCGTCACATCAAAAGAGATCGCAAAGTCACGGACGCTAGCGACATCCCGGGAACTCACCAGATATGCGAGGGCTCCAACCGCTGGATAAAGACAATTATTGAGATCAATACGTGGCTCAAGCACGGCTGACGTCGTAAAGAACTGGCAGTATGACCCATCCCGATTGACCACGCGCGTCAGCCAACCAAGACCACGGCGGGCAGCATGGTACCGACCACCAAGTGCCAACGCGATAACCGCTTCGGTGTGGTTCCACGGGTCCGCATGGTGACCAGCGGCCCATGGAATCATCCCGCGGTGGTCCTGCAGCGCGCAGATAGCATCCAATGTCATCTCGAACTCGATCATCGGTCATCGACTCTCAGGTACAGCACGATACTTTTGCCGAGCACTGGGTTCATCGCACGCTCCATCCGGGTCAAGAACGGAGATTGGCCCATGAGTTCCCGTACCAGCGATCGCTCATAACGTTGCACAACCCAGACCGTGCCAGAGTGCGCAACGCCAACATAGGACTTAAGCCACCAATACGGGCTGTGCAGTCCATGGCTATGGTGCATCCTCTCCACCGTCATTCCCGCCCTGCGGCTGAGCTCTCGCAGCTCGTGCCGCGTAAAGATGTGGATGTGGCCACCAGGGACGCGGTGATACTCAAGTGAGATCAGCCAATTGATCACCTCGGGGCCACAGCGTGGTACCGAAACGATGACCCGTCCACCTGGACCGACGATTCGTGCACACTCGCGGAGAACGAGAAGAGGCGCTGGAACGTGCTCAAGCACCTCCGATACCACCACAAGGTCAAAGCTAGCATCACGGAAGGGGAGGTGATGCGCATCGAGTTGGACCACTCCGCCCGATGCCGCATGGACCTCCGGCCGGAGATCTCCCGCCACAACCCACGCCCCACGAGCGTCCAATGCTCGCAGATGCCGACCAGTTCCAGCACCGAGGTCAAGAACCTTGGTGCCCTGGACATCGCCGAGCGCCTCCCAGCGAAAACTAATCAAGCTCTTGACCTCAAGAGCTCTCGATAGTAACCAACCGTAGCCGTAGCCGTGCTACGCCACGAAAATCTCGCGATGGCTCGCTCTCTGGCGTAGAAACCGCGTTCCAACGCAACCGCGCCGGAGGCAAGCACCGACTCGATCGCCTCGGCAAGCGAACGTGCTGAACCCGGCGTTGTCATCGCTCCCGCATCCCCGACAACCTCAGGCAGCGCACCACCGCGTGAAGCGACTAACGGGACTGCACAGGACATCGCCTCGACTGCGGGCAACGAGAAACCCTCATAGAGTGATGGGACCACTGCCACACTTGCTCGGGCGTAAATCTTGACCATCTCCTCGCGTGAAAGGACTCCCGTCACCGTGACTCTGTCTTGGAGCCCGAAGCGAGCGATCAACAGGGGCAGTTCCGTCGAATTCTGATGCGGCCCCATGATGATCAGCCTGGTATCTTGCAGGAGACTGATCGCCTCGATCAGATACCGCAGCCCCTTGAGAGGGACGTCCGCGCTTGCCGTAGTGCAGACCAGCCCCCGCTCCCGATGGACATCGGGTTGGGGGGCGTAAAGGTCGGTGTCAACCCCAATCGGGACGATCGCGATCCGACGCCGGTCGATTCCCAGTTCCCGCGCCAGATCACCAGCCGATGAGGTCGAAACCGTCAGAATGCGCGGCAGCTCTCGTGCCACCGCTACCTGCATGGGGATAAAACTGTAGAAACGACGGAGTCCCACCCGTGCCTTCATCGATGAAGCCGCTGCGAGGGCGAGCCGACGGTCGACACTGATAGGGTGGTGAATCGATGCGAGCACTGGCGTGCCCGATCGAGCCAACTTCGCAAGTGTCCAGTTGAGCGATTGGTTATCGTGGATCACATCAAAATCACGACGTAGCTCGTCAAAGTGGTGCCACAAGCGCCACCCGAAACCCTTTGGATCGGGAAAGGCCCCGATGCTCATCAGCCCCACCTCTAGCAGGTCTTCGACGCTGCGATATTCAGAGGGTCTTGGAATACGAAAGGGGTCCGGTTCGCGTAGCAGATCAAGACCAGGCACCTTACGCAACACGACTCGCGCATCGAGCTCAGGATACGGAGGGCCCGAAAAGACCTCGACGTGATGACCTAGAGCAGCAAGCTCCCTGGTAAGGAAGGCTGTATAGACGCCTTGTCCGCCAGAATGGGGATTCCCTCGATAGAGGGTAACGGCGATTCGTAACGTGTTATCCATGGGCGACAAGCGCCACTCCATCAACCCCGCACGCCCAGCCACCTTGAGCAACAGACCCCCAACGCTGGCACAGCGCTTGTACACGTCTCTCGCTACTCCGTTGTGCAAGAGAGCACGCCCCCAAAGGAGGTGGAACTTCCTTGTTCCCGGTTTTTCTGGCCAAGACCACTCGCTTGCTATTCTCAGTGGCCTGATGGGTAGGGAGCATGCCAGCTACCGCCACACCGCCAACAACGGGCTTTGTCGATGGCATCAATGGCCCTTGGGGCACCTCTAGCGTCGACTCTCCACGCGCGTCGCCGCCTCCGTAGCGACTCCTTGGATCCGCCCGAACAAACCCCACCTGCTTGCGTATCGCAGATGGCGCAACTTCGAGGGTGCACCTACCGATACACGCAACACTGTCCCTTTGGGGGTGATCCCACCCTCGATCCAGGCGGTCGCCACGAACCGGTGGGGCAAAGAGGTATTTGACGATCGAGATGCCAACGCTAACGGGTCCCTCCTCGGTCAGCTGGTTCTTGCGAGCGTCCTGGCTGGCGAGAGGCATCGCGCACCAATGGGCTATCGCTCGGGGTGCGATCAAGCCAGAGGTTTGGCCTCTCGTCGTCGACCAGGCATCTGATGCATCAAGGTGGCGATGACCACTCGGTGGGTATTGGTTCGCTAGGCATTTGTAGGGTCGCTCGCATTGCGTTATCCGCTGTTGGGTGGTCAACCTCCCATCCCCTTGCCAGCTGGTCGATGCCAAAGCAGTCGTCCACCATCCTCACCCGCAACAGATAAGAACGGCGCACCCAGCAGTCGTTGTGGGTCCCACCATCTCATGAACCACAGCTTACCGGACGGTAGCCTCGTCAGCCGGTCAAGGAATCTGCCCTAACTACGGTCCTAGGTGCTACACTTAACCATCTAATGGAACAACTCCTATGGTTTACCGAGGTTGTCCGCAATCCCGTCTTTGTGCAGGGATCAGAGATTGGCAAGGTTGAGGACGCGGTCCTACGGCTTGAAGAGTCAAGATACCCGGTCCTCACTGGATTTCTCGTCTCGGTCAACGACGCCTCCATCTTCATCTCCAGCGACAAACTTGAGCACCTCTCCGACGAGTCGATCTCGACCAATCAGGCCCTCGCCGAGTTCTCTCCGTTCGAGCGGCGCCCACAGGAGATCCTGATCGAGCGCGATCTGCTCAACCATCACCTCATCTGGGCGAAATCCAAGCTCCGTCCGCGCTTAGTCACGGCAAAGGATGTCGGATTCGGCCGCCAGGGGGCCTTTTGGCGAGCGATCTCTATCGATGTGGCAACGGCGCACCGGAGTCGGTGGCTCAAGGCGAAGCGATCCGCCAGGGATCACTCTCTTGTCGACTGGCTTGACCTCGTGCCGCTCGTTGGTCATGTCCCAAGCGCACGCAAACGTCTTGAACTACGTAGCATCCGTAAGCTCCACCCCGCCCAGCTCGCAGACCTCCTTGAGGAAGCGTCCGAGGTTGAGGGTCAAGAGATTCTCGGTGCGCTGCAGGCAGATCCTGAGTTCGAGGCCGATGTAGTCGAGGAGCTCGCCCCTGCAAGGCAACGCGACGCCATTCGCCATCGGACGGATGCTGAGGTTGGCGAGTTGCTCAGCGAGATGGAGCCTGACGACGCGGTCGACCTCCTCTTAAGTCTCGACCAGGAACGACGCGAAGGCGTGCTAGCCGCGGTGCCCGAACCCGCTCGCGAGTCGATCAATCGCCTACTCAACTACCATCCAGAGTCCGCCGGTGGCCTGATGACCACCGACGTTATCACACTCAACCCTGGTGCCACCATCGCCCATGCCTGTGACGACCTCAGGAGTCGGGAATCACTCCCCCACAACTTGTGGTCAATCTTTCTCACCGACGACTCCGGCTGTCTCTTTGGCCAGATTCCGATCTCCGCCCTCATCAGTGCAAATCCAGAGGATACCCTCGCCCAGCACGCCGAAGCAGATCCTCCGGTTGTGCGACCCGACTCGGATCTCAGCGAAGTAGCCGTGCTGATGGCCGACTACAATCTCGCTGCGTTGGCGGTGGTTGATGACAGTGGGCTGTTACTCGGATCGGTGACCGTCGACGACGTCCTCCCACGAACTATCGCACCGGCCTGGCGACGGCGACAAGAGGCGCTGAGCGAGTAGCGACTCCCGTCATCAACGGCGAGAGTACTACCCGGATCGAGGGCCACGCACGACTCCAGCTGCGTTATCGCGGCATGACCATCGTCTGGTAACCCACGAGTGCGAGCGCCCCTTCAGCATGAGCGCCCAGAGGCAATCAGGATCCGAGACGGAAAAAACTGACGACCATCAGCACGACAGCGATAATGAGATACACCCGAACAAAGAGAAGAATGAGACTCCGACCTCGTGACTGAACTGGACGGTGCAACAAGGCAGCTGCAGGCATCGACCAACTCAGACGGGCCGCCTTGTCGATCTCTTCTCGTTCACGCACCTTGAACTGGTAGTAGGCCACCCCAACCGTCACGGCGACGACAGGGATAAAGGTTCCCACAAGCAGCCCCGTAACCGATATGGTAGGGAACACGGTGACAATGGTCAGAATCAGCGACAACTGCAAGAGCAGCGAGACGATAAAGGTCGCCAAGACGTTCAACCACGGAGGGTTGATCCAAGGTCCCATGATTCCCTTGTCATTACAGAGCAGAAGGAGAAAGAGCAACGCACTCGGCAACAGTACGCCTGCCAACACCTGTACGGCGAGGTTGACCAGGCTCAGTGGCAGCGAAGGAATCAGTACCACACCGGCCGAGATGGCGACGAGTATCACGTAGGAGGCATAGAAGCCCTTGGCTTCTCGCACTGGAGTATTGAGCGACTGGTCAACCCCAAAGAGGTCGCCGAGTGCATACGAGGTCGAGAGTGTCACTGTTGCGGCCCCGATCAGCGAGGCCTCGAGCAAGATGATCGCAAAGATCACACCGGCGATGGAGCCAGCATGCTTGGCGAACCCCTCAGCAAGGACTCCCGCATTCTGGAAGGCTCCCACCTTAAAGCCGACGAACACCGCCGCCGCCGCCACCATCACCAAGGCGCCTGCCACGTTCGTGACGATGGAGCCAAGGAAGGTATCCGCGCGTTCGTATTTGATCCAGCGGGGGGTGATCCTCTTGTCGACCACGTTCGACTGCTGGAAGAACAGCTGCCAAGGGGCGATGGTGGTCCCCACAATACCGATAATGAAGATCGTCGCCGTCGAGGTAATCCCGCCCTTGACACCGGGGATCAGCATGCCGGTTGCAATACCTCCCGCGTGCCAAGGTGTGAGCAGCACTAACGGCACCACGAGAAGGCTCACGAGGACGAGAATGAGCATAAAACGCTCCCAGCGTTCGAATCGCCCACTTGCCACCGCAGCCACCAACACGATGCCCATCAGTGTCACGGCGATCGCAGGAGGGACTCCAAAATACCCAAGCGCATAGCGGACGCCGATGAACTCAGTAATGAGCGTTAACAGGTTCAGGACGAATAGATCAACCACGGAAAACGCGGCCCAGAACCTACCAAAGCGCTCCTTGAGGAGCTTTCCATGCCCTACACCGGTCACTGCCCCCAACCGGACCACCATCTCCTGGGAGACGGCAAGGACAATGACAAGCACCGGCATGAGCCATAGCAGCGAGTAGCCATAGGCTTGACCCGCCTGAGCATAGGTGGTGATCCCCCCTGCATCGTTATCGCCCACCATCACAATGATGCCGGGGCCGATGACCGCTAGGAGGGCGAGTAACTTGCGTTTGAACGAGGGTGATGAGCGAAGTTCGGTAAAGGTAATCTTGCCAAGGCCACCACGAATCGCCGACTCGTCGTTATCCACACGTGGATCGAGGTTTTGCACAACAGAGACCTCCTTCTGCTAAGGAAGATGCGACTTTGGAAGAGAAGAGAAAACGGTCCGCTAACTGCGATCCGCAAACAGATGAGGAGTGGTACTTGGGGGTTCAGATTGCACCAATACCTCCTCTCCAAAGCTCCTGTGCCCCGAAGGCCTGTCATTCGATTATTCTGCACGCATTACGGCAACTACCCTAGTCGCGGTGCACGTGGTCTCCTGCCACGCCGGGCTTATCACCAACAACCACACCTGCTTCACTGACGACGCTGTCGAGGTGAACACCGGTAAATCCAGCTGCCTGCAGGAGCTGTATCCAGCGATCCTTAGCGATCGGCTTCTCCTGGACTCTCAGTAAGTAACGCAGGGCATTCTTTGCAATGCGCCAGTAGCCGCCAACTCCCTTGGCAGCGAGAAGTTTCACCTTTTCAAGGATCACCTGCCGATCCTCTGTCGTCCCGCCTCTTCCAAACATCATATCGCCAACAACAAGGCGCCCTCCTGGTTTGAGCCAACCGTAACAGAGATGGACGACCCGTGCTTTGCCATCATCATTGAGGTGATGAAAGACGTAGTTCGACACGATCAGATCGAGAGAGCCAGCGGGGACCTCTAAACGCTCAAGCGCTGAGACCTGTCCGTTGACATGGTGATACCCCTCAACCTGCGCACGTTCCAACAGACGTGCAACCATCCGTTCCGAGATGTCGACTCCTGTAATCTCGGCCACCGAAGGAGCGAGTCGCAGGGTTACTTGCCCCGACCCACAACCAAGGTCAAGCACACGCATCCATTTCTTGGGTGCAGCTTGTGCAAGGACTGCATCGATCACTTTGTCAAGGTTGGGCGATGCCTCATGCTCCCAGGACTCCACTCTGCGTTGCCAAACGTAGTGTTGGATGCGGACCGTCAGGTCCTCGAAGACGCTCATAGTTGCCCCAGTCTACGAGTTGGGATGACCCCTTAGTCCTCTCCTGCCCAAATCTGAACTCCATCCACTGCACCGTAGTACATGCGCAAGATAGGATGGGACAAGAGAGAATCGGCAACCAAAGCGCTCAGTGTTTCTCTACCATCACCCTCTCGTGTGAGCGTCATGCCATCCTCGGACTCTGAGTGAACGTGGTCGCACCCAGGCGGACCGTCATGCCGACCCGGACCGCGCATGAAATCCACCGCCAGATGAAACGACCCCCAGGGGGAAACGCTCGTCGGCCTAGCTGGCGCCCTGCCACCTCGGTCACACACGAACCTCAACATAGGCTAACCTTGACCCAGACGCAGCGACAGGGGTAGAGGTATGTGTGCACGGTTTGAACAACAGATCGGTCCAGCTCAGAACCAGGAACTCTTCCTTGCACTCGGCGTAACC
The Ferrimicrobium sp. DNA segment above includes these coding regions:
- a CDS encoding NRAMP family divalent metal transporter; the protein is MQNLDPRVDNDESAIRGGLGKITFTELRSSPSFKRKLLALLAVIGPGIIVMVGDNDAGGITTYAQAGQAYGYSLLWLMPVLVIVLAVSQEMVVRLGAVTGVGHGKLLKERFGRFWAAFSVVDLFVLNLLTLITEFIGVRYALGYFGVPPAIAVTLMGIVLVAAVASGRFERWERFMLILVLVSLLVVPLVLLTPWHAGGIATGMLIPGVKGGITSTATIFIIGIVGTTIAPWQLFFQQSNVVDKRITPRWIKYERADTFLGSIVTNVAGALVMVAAAAVFVGFKVGAFQNAGVLAEGFAKHAGSIAGVIFAIILLEASLIGAATVTLSTSYALGDLFGVDQSLNTPVREAKGFYASYVILVAISAGVVLIPSLPLSLVNLAVQVLAGVLLPSALLFLLLLCNDKGIMGPWINPPWLNVLATFIVSLLLQLSLILTIVTVFPTISVTGLLVGTFIPVVAVTVGVAYYQFKVREREEIDKAARLSWSMPAAALLHRPVQSRGRSLILLFVRVYLIIAVVLMVVSFFRLGS
- a CDS encoding class I SAM-dependent methyltransferase encodes the protein MDQHDRDRRLALAFASTAPGYFSPDQLAVLAHFTEDAIARSRGPLLEIGSYCGRSTVVIGTIAQRHHRHFITVDRHLGSIEMQPPFPYFDPAIIDSVHGRLDSLTVLMDTLELAGLRDSVTVMVTTSQVLAHLLRPGFSMIMIDGGHDALSAWTDYLCAIELLADDGTLVVDDVFEDPSLGGRPPFEVMTAALHSGFTLAERSGPLVALRRTTAPSFAR
- a CDS encoding glycosyltransferase family 4 protein, with amino-acid sequence MDNTLRIAVTLYRGNPHSGGQGVYTAFLTRELAALGHHVEVFSGPPYPELDARVVLRKVPGLDLLREPDPFRIPRPSEYRSVEDLLEVGLMSIGAFPDPKGFGWRLWHHFDELRRDFDVIHDNQSLNWTLAKLARSGTPVLASIHHPISVDRRLALAAASSMKARVGLRRFYSFIPMQVAVARELPRILTVSTSSAGDLARELGIDRRRIAIVPIGVDTDLYAPQPDVHRERGLVCTTASADVPLKGLRYLIEAISLLQDTRLIIMGPHQNSTELPLLIARFGLQDRVTVTGVLSREEMVKIYARASVAVVPSLYEGFSLPAVEAMSCAVPLVASRGGALPEVVGDAGAMTTPGSARSLAEAIESVLASGAVALERGFYARERAIARFSWRSTATATVGYYRELLRSRA
- a CDS encoding CBS domain-containing protein, whose protein sequence is MEQLLWFTEVVRNPVFVQGSEIGKVEDAVLRLEESRYPVLTGFLVSVNDASIFISSDKLEHLSDESISTNQALAEFSPFERRPQEILIERDLLNHHLIWAKSKLRPRLVTAKDVGFGRQGAFWRAISIDVATAHRSRWLKAKRSARDHSLVDWLDLVPLVGHVPSARKRLELRSIRKLHPAQLADLLEEASEVEGQEILGALQADPEFEADVVEELAPARQRDAIRHRTDAEVGELLSEMEPDDAVDLLLSLDQERREGVLAAVPEPARESINRLLNYHPESAGGLMTTDVITLNPGATIAHACDDLRSRESLPHNLWSIFLTDDSGCLFGQIPISALISANPEDTLAQHAEADPPVVRPDSDLSEVAVLMADYNLAALAVVDDSGLLLGSVTVDDVLPRTIAPAWRRRQEALSE
- a CDS encoding class I SAM-dependent methyltransferase; protein product: MISFRWEALGDVQGTKVLDLGAGTGRHLRALDARGAWVVAGDLRPEVHAASGGVVQLDAHHLPFRDASFDLVVVSEVLEHVPAPLLVLRECARIVGPGGRVIVSVPRCGPEVINWLISLEYHRVPGGHIHIFTRHELRELSRRAGMTVERMHHSHGLHSPYWWLKSYVGVAHSGTVWVVQRYERSLVRELMGQSPFLTRMERAMNPVLGKSIVLYLRVDDR
- a CDS encoding class I SAM-dependent methyltransferase; the protein is MSVFEDLTVRIQHYVWQRRVESWEHEASPNLDKVIDAVLAQAAPKKWMRVLDLGCGSGQVTLRLAPSVAEITGVDISERMVARLLERAQVEGYHHVNGQVSALERLEVPAGSLDLIVSNYVFHHLNDDGKARVVHLCYGWLKPGGRLVVGDMMFGRGGTTEDRQVILEKVKLLAAKGVGGYWRIAKNALRYLLRVQEKPIAKDRWIQLLQAAGFTGVHLDSVVSEAGVVVGDKPGVAGDHVHRD